One genomic segment of Balneolaceae bacterium includes these proteins:
- the hypF gene encoding carbamoyltransferase HypF — protein MPTYHLHFKGVVQGVGFRPFVLDSARSRGLKGRVKNSGKGLEIVITADEESVRSYYDYLAEHAPPQSLITSRTIRKIADQQYEDFQIEESSTGKKTGALLPPDIALCDRCRDEMKEKTNRRYRYAFTTCLNCGPRYSIIRKLPYDRPHTTMAELEMCRDCQAEYEEPGAIRQHSQTNSCPACSIPITLYDSQKKVVERDPERVIQFCTQSLNEGQIWAVKGIGGYLLLADATREKSVQTLRIRKKRPSKPFAVMYPNLKSVKNDAWIGPNEEKALNSADAPVLLALRKAEPASGLCCEAVAPGLQTIGILLPYSPLFELILSGVNRPLIATSANLSGSPIIYDDQQALDHLGSIADYILTFDREIVTPQDDSVVQLAKNGERIILRRSRGLSPNYTPHPFRKMDKRVLATGADLKGAFAIADREKLIVSQYLGDQGSYDSQLAYQATLKHVQSLYSFEPEVVLADSHPAYHSRALAEKVAEKADVKLHTIQHHKAHFAAVLSENGLLKTDKEVLGFIWDGTGYGDDGQIWGGEIFKKDQGGIKRKLHMDYFPVLAGDKMSLEPRLSAISVFAEIPEAEPILRAQFNEKEWDYYQKLLSVPAKLKTSSMGRLIDAVAAILGISSYNSYEAEAAIKLESRARNSQGLDFGDYKFEICDDIINWKPAYIGILDDIRQGRNIEYIAGGFFNSLGKLVFQISRQAGVKDLAFSGGVFQNVALVNALLNQKPDDTRLWFHKSLSPNDENIPFGQVAYYDHYLT, from the coding sequence ATGCCAACCTATCACCTACATTTTAAAGGAGTTGTTCAAGGGGTTGGTTTTCGGCCGTTCGTGCTGGACTCGGCGCGGTCAAGAGGGCTGAAAGGCCGGGTTAAAAACAGTGGAAAAGGGCTTGAGATCGTTATTACTGCGGATGAGGAATCGGTACGATCTTATTATGATTATTTGGCTGAGCATGCACCGCCCCAATCACTGATTACCAGCCGTACTATTCGCAAAATAGCGGATCAACAATACGAAGATTTTCAAATTGAGGAGAGTTCAACCGGTAAAAAAACCGGGGCGCTTCTTCCGCCCGATATTGCGCTCTGCGATCGCTGCCGGGATGAAATGAAAGAAAAAACAAACCGGCGGTACAGATATGCTTTTACAACCTGCCTGAATTGCGGCCCCAGATATTCAATCATTCGAAAACTGCCATACGATCGCCCTCATACCACGATGGCGGAACTTGAGATGTGCCGGGATTGCCAAGCGGAATACGAAGAACCGGGAGCTATTCGACAGCACAGCCAAACCAATTCATGTCCGGCCTGTTCTATTCCGATAACTCTTTACGATTCACAGAAGAAGGTTGTGGAACGTGATCCGGAAAGAGTCATACAGTTTTGTACACAATCATTAAATGAGGGTCAGATATGGGCAGTAAAAGGAATCGGAGGGTATTTGCTGCTGGCAGATGCTACCCGTGAAAAGAGTGTACAAACGTTGCGGATCAGGAAAAAAAGACCTTCAAAGCCATTTGCGGTGATGTATCCGAATCTGAAATCCGTGAAGAATGATGCGTGGATAGGCCCAAATGAAGAGAAAGCGCTGAACAGTGCAGATGCACCGGTTTTGCTGGCATTGCGAAAAGCAGAGCCGGCTTCAGGGCTATGCTGTGAGGCTGTGGCACCGGGACTCCAAACAATCGGGATTTTACTTCCCTACAGCCCGCTTTTTGAGCTGATACTTTCGGGTGTGAACCGCCCGCTGATTGCGACAAGTGCAAATCTGAGCGGGTCTCCCATTATTTATGATGATCAACAGGCATTGGATCATTTAGGATCCATTGCCGATTATATTCTGACATTTGACAGAGAGATCGTGACACCCCAAGACGATAGTGTTGTACAGTTAGCCAAAAATGGCGAAAGGATTATTTTGAGAAGGAGCCGTGGGTTGTCACCGAATTACACTCCGCATCCATTCAGAAAAATGGATAAACGGGTACTTGCGACAGGGGCAGATCTGAAAGGTGCTTTTGCAATTGCTGACCGTGAAAAATTGATTGTCAGCCAATATCTGGGAGATCAAGGGTCATACGATTCACAACTTGCTTATCAAGCTACATTGAAGCATGTTCAATCACTCTACTCATTTGAACCTGAGGTTGTTCTTGCAGATAGTCATCCCGCATATCATAGCAGAGCCTTGGCGGAGAAAGTTGCTGAAAAAGCAGATGTGAAATTGCATACGATTCAGCATCATAAAGCTCATTTTGCAGCCGTCCTCTCAGAAAATGGTCTTCTGAAAACGGACAAAGAAGTTCTCGGATTTATCTGGGATGGGACCGGATATGGAGATGATGGGCAGATTTGGGGAGGTGAAATCTTTAAAAAGGATCAGGGTGGGATCAAAAGAAAGCTGCATATGGATTACTTTCCGGTTTTAGCCGGAGATAAAATGAGCCTGGAGCCTCGGTTGTCTGCCATTTCGGTTTTTGCTGAAATTCCCGAAGCTGAGCCGATATTACGAGCTCAATTCAATGAAAAAGAGTGGGATTATTATCAAAAACTGCTTTCAGTTCCGGCAAAACTTAAAACTTCATCGATGGGCAGATTGATCGATGCGGTTGCAGCTATTTTGGGAATCAGTTCATATAACAGTTATGAGGCAGAAGCAGCTATAAAACTTGAAAGCAGAGCGAGAAACAGTCAGGGGCTCGATTTCGGTGATTATAAATTTGAGATTTGCGATGATATTATAAACTGGAAGCCGGCCTATATCGGTATCCTGGACGATATCCGGCAGGGCAGGAACATCGAATACATTGCCGGGGGCTTTTTTAACTCACTGGGGAAATTGGTTTTTCAGATAAGCCGGCAAGCAGGTGTAAAAGATCTGGCATTTAGCGGAGGGGTATTTCAAAATGTCGCGTTGGTTAATGCATTGCTAAATCAAAAACCGGATGATACGCGGCTATGGTTTCACAAAAGTCTGAGTCCCAATGATGAAAATATACCGTTTGGCCAGGTTGCCTATTATGATCATTATTTGACATAA
- the hypB gene encoding hydrogenase nickel incorporation protein HypB: MCITCGCGTDSAHIVTENHDHSHGSNKGHMHAHAHQHAHETAHGHHHHAHESREGHDHSHSHTNNEMGQQNTGSRMIHLEKDILHENALLAARNRGYIDAKGILAINLVSSPGSGKTMLLERTLTDLKGELSFGVIEGDQQTSMDADRIEMTGSKAVQINTGKGCHLDAHMVLHAIQELKPAENSLLFIENVGNLVCPSMFDLGENERVVIISVTEGDDKPLKYPDMFHTSGVCIINKMDLLPYVPFDCDKLIENAKKINPNLIFFQVSCTTGDGLDSWYDWLRERSAELRNG; encoded by the coding sequence ATGTGTATAACATGCGGATGCGGCACCGACAGTGCCCACATTGTAACTGAGAATCACGACCATTCCCACGGGAGTAACAAAGGGCATATGCATGCACACGCTCATCAGCATGCTCATGAAACAGCACACGGTCACCATCACCATGCTCATGAGTCGCGAGAGGGTCACGATCATTCACACTCACACACCAATAACGAGATGGGCCAACAGAACACCGGGAGCAGAATGATCCATCTCGAAAAAGATATTTTGCACGAAAATGCACTATTGGCTGCCAGAAACCGAGGTTATATAGATGCGAAAGGTATCCTGGCCATCAATTTGGTGAGTTCACCCGGTTCAGGAAAAACAATGTTACTGGAGCGCACGCTCACAGACCTGAAAGGAGAACTCTCGTTTGGAGTGATAGAGGGAGATCAGCAAACATCCATGGATGCGGATCGAATTGAAATGACCGGGTCAAAAGCGGTTCAAATCAACACAGGAAAAGGTTGCCACCTGGATGCACATATGGTGCTGCATGCAATCCAGGAGTTGAAGCCGGCAGAGAATAGCCTGCTGTTTATCGAAAATGTAGGAAACCTGGTATGTCCCTCAATGTTTGATTTGGGCGAAAATGAACGTGTTGTGATTATCAGCGTAACCGAGGGAGACGATAAACCACTCAAGTATCCCGATATGTTCCACACGTCAGGAGTTTGTATCATTAACAAAATGGATCTGCTTCCCTATGTCCCGTTTGATTGCGACAAACTGATTGAAAACGCAAAAAAAATCAATCCGAACCTGATCTTTTTCCAGGTAAGCTGCACTACCGGTGATGGTCTCGATTCCTGGTACGACTGGCTCAGGGAGCGCTCTGCCGAGTTGAGAAACGGATGA
- a CDS encoding hydrogenase maturation nickel metallochaperone HypA, translating into MHELSIVLNIVEIVEKEVFKADAESVSAVELDIGKLSTIEPAAFEFAWKHGIRDSVLERAELKINYIQGMGRCSECNTLFEMNALYDSCPECGCYFSEIIEGKEMNIKTIRIEERLKSEK; encoded by the coding sequence GTGCATGAACTTTCGATCGTACTTAATATTGTCGAGATAGTGGAAAAAGAAGTGTTCAAAGCTGACGCAGAATCGGTTTCTGCCGTTGAGCTGGATATCGGCAAACTGAGTACAATCGAACCGGCGGCATTTGAGTTTGCCTGGAAACATGGAATTCGAGACAGTGTGCTTGAAAGGGCAGAGTTGAAAATAAACTACATTCAGGGCATGGGTAGGTGTAGCGAGTGCAATACACTCTTTGAAATGAATGCACTTTATGACTCTTGTCCGGAATGTGGATGTTATTTCTCCGAAATTATAGAAGGAAAGGAGATGAACATCAAAACGATACGGATTGAAGAGAGATTAAAATCTGAAAAGTAG
- a CDS encoding IS5 family transposase, which yields MILQRYYNLSDQQTEYQILDRLSFCRFLELSLDDKVPDEKTIWDFRERLTSSGLEKELFEVFAGLLASHGLIAHQGQLMDASFVEVPRQRNTREENKAIKAGQPPCEWEETPNKKRQKDTDARWTKKNGVSYYGYKDHLKVDNKYKLIGAYSVSDASVHDSQVLEELLDETDKDQPLIYQHKKIKS from the coding sequence TTGATCCTCCAGCGCTATTATAACCTCAGTGACCAGCAAACCGAATATCAAATCCTGGATCGGCTGAGCTTTTGCCGGTTTTTAGAGTTGAGCCTTGATGATAAGGTTCCTGACGAGAAAACGATTTGGGATTTCCGGGAGCGGCTCACCAGTTCTGGTTTGGAGAAGGAACTCTTTGAGGTGTTCGCCGGGTTGTTAGCCAGCCATGGCTTGATTGCCCATCAGGGGCAACTCATGGATGCCAGTTTTGTAGAAGTCCCCCGTCAGCGAAACACACGCGAGGAAAACAAGGCGATTAAAGCCGGTCAGCCCCCTTGCGAATGGGAAGAGACCCCCAACAAGAAACGCCAGAAAGATACCGATGCGCGCTGGACAAAGAAAAATGGGGTCTCCTATTATGGGTATAAGGACCACCTGAAAGTCGATAACAAATACAAACTCATTGGGGCCTATAGCGTCAGCGATGCGTCCGTCCACGATTCGCAGGTCCTTGAGGAGTTGCTCGATGAAACCGATAAAGACCAACCATTGATATATCAACACAAAAAAATTAAATCATGA
- a CDS encoding hydrogenase maturation protease → MRTLLIGIGNGSRGDDALGWLFLNDIEGKDPGRFDLEYRYQLQVEDADIISKYERVLFVDATEELIPKGYALKKCEPARSYYFSSHLQSPEAVLYLCETLYRKTPEAYVLPIKGYRWELGEPLSDKASNHLQRALDLFRSSELYKQAQIKEIETEELF, encoded by the coding sequence ATGCGTACGTTATTGATCGGTATCGGAAATGGTTCGCGCGGAGATGACGCATTGGGATGGCTTTTTTTGAATGATATTGAGGGAAAAGATCCCGGCAGATTTGACCTGGAGTATCGCTATCAGCTGCAAGTAGAAGATGCCGACATAATTAGTAAATATGAAAGGGTGCTTTTTGTGGATGCGACGGAAGAACTGATTCCGAAAGGTTATGCATTAAAAAAATGTGAGCCTGCACGTTCCTACTACTTTTCATCTCATCTGCAGAGCCCGGAAGCGGTACTTTATCTGTGTGAGACGCTTTATCGGAAAACGCCGGAGGCCTATGTGTTGCCTATTAAAGGGTACAGATGGGAACTTGGTGAACCGTTGAGCGACAAAGCGTCAAATCACTTACAAAGAGCACTGGATTTATTTCGGTCGTCCGAACTATATAAACAAGCTCAAATTAAAGAAATCGAAACAGAAGAACTGTTTTGA
- a CDS encoding Ni/Fe hydrogenase subunit alpha, translated as MSKTITIDPVTRVEGHGRVTIHLDDEGNVDETYFHIVEFRGFERFIQGHPYWQAPNLVQRLCGICPVSHHLAAAKAIDQIVGIDPKDLSTGATKLRRLLHYAQIFQSHALHFFYLASPDLLFGVDAPPEKRNVVGVAVENRELAVKGITMRKFGQELIKALAGKKIHGTLAVPGGVYKSLKAEERDTFLNGKEFPDIDTMIKWSQEMVDFMKDYHTKNRVFLDTFAAFPSGHLGTVRTDGALELYDGKLRAIDSEGNITLPDVEPDDYLEYFSEAVAKWSYMKFPYLKSVGRKKGWNRVGPLARMNICDYISTPLAEKARREYFEFTGSSVNNSTMYSHWARLIETLHCAELMKELLLDPDILDENDLVREGNERNVGIGIIEAPRGTLTHHYEVDDKGMIVRCNLIVSTTHNNDAMNEAVKWVANNVISREKTITEGMLNQVEVAIRAYDPCLSCATQAMGKMPLKAELYDHEGTLIGEKTKN; from the coding sequence ATGAGCAAAACAATCACCATTGATCCGGTTACCAGAGTAGAGGGCCACGGACGCGTAACTATTCACCTCGATGACGAGGGTAATGTTGATGAAACCTATTTTCATATTGTCGAATTTCGTGGATTCGAACGGTTTATTCAGGGTCATCCATATTGGCAGGCTCCAAATCTTGTTCAACGATTGTGTGGCATTTGTCCTGTGAGCCATCATCTGGCCGCAGCGAAGGCGATTGATCAAATTGTGGGAATCGACCCAAAAGATCTTTCAACGGGAGCGACAAAATTGAGAAGATTACTGCATTACGCTCAAATCTTCCAGTCTCATGCACTTCATTTCTTCTATCTTGCCTCGCCGGATTTGCTTTTTGGCGTAGATGCACCGCCTGAGAAAAGAAATGTTGTGGGCGTGGCTGTTGAAAACAGGGAATTGGCAGTGAAAGGAATTACAATGCGAAAGTTTGGCCAGGAACTTATTAAAGCACTTGCCGGAAAAAAAATTCATGGAACACTGGCGGTCCCGGGTGGGGTCTATAAATCACTTAAAGCGGAAGAACGGGATACTTTTTTAAATGGCAAGGAGTTTCCGGACATCGACACCATGATCAAGTGGTCACAGGAGATGGTTGATTTTATGAAGGATTATCACACCAAAAACCGGGTATTTCTGGACACTTTTGCAGCTTTTCCATCCGGACACCTGGGCACTGTGAGAACGGACGGCGCACTGGAACTATACGACGGTAAATTGCGAGCAATCGATTCTGAGGGAAATATCACTCTGCCGGATGTGGAACCGGATGATTACCTGGAATATTTTTCGGAAGCCGTTGCCAAATGGTCGTATATGAAGTTTCCATATTTGAAAAGTGTAGGCAGAAAGAAAGGCTGGAATCGTGTCGGGCCTCTTGCCAGAATGAATATCTGTGATTACATATCTACACCACTGGCCGAAAAAGCACGCCGTGAATATTTCGAATTTACAGGATCAAGCGTGAACAACAGCACGATGTATTCTCACTGGGCCCGGTTGATTGAAACACTTCACTGTGCAGAATTGATGAAAGAACTGCTGTTGGATCCGGATATTCTGGATGAAAATGATCTGGTTCGTGAGGGGAACGAACGCAATGTTGGAATAGGAATCATTGAAGCACCCCGGGGCACGCTTACACATCATTATGAAGTGGATGACAAAGGGATGATTGTGCGGTGTAATTTGATCGTTTCGACGACTCATAACAATGATGCCATGAATGAAGCGGTAAAATGGGTTGCAAACAATGTTATAAGCCGCGAGAAAACTATAACGGAAGGGATGCTGAACCAGGTGGAGGTGGCCATCAGGGCTTACGATCCCTGCCTTAGCTGTGCAACCCAAGCGATGGGAAAAATGCCACTGAAAGCGGAACTGTACGATCATGAAGGCACATTGATCGGAGAAAAAACTAAAAATTAA
- a CDS encoding 2Fe-2S iron-sulfur cluster-binding protein: MGKHVNITIDGRNILADEGRNLVDVATENGFFIPSLCYFENIDPPLGTCRTCTCKINGKFTPACTEKVREGLAVEVNSAELKDMRKGIVEMMFAEGNHICPSCEKSGNCDLQHMGYELGIAISRFPHLFKNRLIDYGAKRMVMEHNRCIKCLRCVVEVENDDGKKVFSYQNRGNETHVGVDYEEEKKLTRDQAIQAMNICPTGAIIVRGESVGKPFGERKFDEDSIRPDYVKPVKSDNNIDLSNVEKKRVATVSLAGCFGCHMSMLDVDTEILDLVELITFDKSPLTDFKKFTQRCDVGIIEGSVCNEENVETLRTFREQCDLLVAVGECAIWGGLPSLRNTIPLGECLEEAFLNCVTNEQGNTTIPYHKHLPKMLDRIYECREVVKIDYFIPGCPPDAQHIWKAVKNLLWNENYSILYSEFKYD, translated from the coding sequence ATGGGTAAACATGTAAATATTACGATTGATGGCAGAAATATCCTTGCTGATGAAGGAAGAAACCTGGTAGATGTTGCAACTGAAAATGGATTCTTTATCCCATCACTCTGTTATTTTGAGAATATAGATCCACCGCTGGGAACGTGCCGGACATGCACTTGCAAAATAAACGGAAAATTTACTCCCGCATGTACTGAAAAAGTGAGAGAGGGGTTGGCTGTGGAGGTGAACAGTGCAGAACTGAAAGATATGCGAAAAGGCATCGTTGAGATGATGTTTGCAGAGGGCAACCACATATGCCCATCCTGTGAAAAGAGTGGAAATTGTGATCTCCAGCATATGGGGTATGAATTAGGTATAGCCATCAGCCGCTTTCCCCACCTGTTTAAAAACCGGTTGATCGATTACGGTGCTAAACGGATGGTGATGGAGCACAATCGCTGTATCAAATGTTTGCGATGCGTGGTTGAAGTAGAGAATGACGATGGGAAAAAGGTATTCAGCTATCAAAATCGCGGCAATGAAACACATGTAGGAGTTGATTACGAAGAGGAGAAAAAACTGACCCGGGATCAGGCGATACAGGCAATGAACATCTGCCCGACCGGCGCAATTATTGTACGTGGAGAAAGCGTTGGTAAACCTTTTGGTGAACGTAAATTTGATGAAGATTCGATCAGGCCGGACTACGTAAAGCCCGTAAAATCTGATAACAACATCGATCTCAGTAATGTTGAGAAAAAGAGAGTTGCCACTGTATCACTGGCCGGATGTTTTGGGTGCCATATGTCAATGCTGGATGTGGATACAGAAATACTCGATCTCGTTGAACTGATTACCTTTGACAAATCACCTCTGACAGATTTCAAAAAATTTACTCAGCGCTGTGATGTAGGAATTATTGAAGGCTCGGTTTGTAACGAAGAGAATGTTGAAACCCTGAGAACTTTCCGGGAACAATGTGATCTGCTGGTAGCTGTGGGAGAATGCGCTATTTGGGGTGGGCTGCCATCCCTGCGTAATACCATTCCACTGGGAGAGTGCCTGGAAGAGGCTTTTCTGAATTGCGTAACAAATGAGCAGGGAAATACAACGATACCCTACCACAAACACCTGCCCAAAATGCTGGACAGAATTTATGAATGCCGGGAAGTTGTAAAAATTGACTATTTCATTCCGGGATGTCCGCCGGATGCACAACACATCTGGAAAGCCGTGAAAAACCTGTTATGGAATGAGAACTATTCCATACTCTATTCAGAATTCAAGTATGATTAA
- a CDS encoding NAD(P)H-dependent oxidoreductase subunit E, producing the protein MNSEYFRQFISLPPRTEILNRLWDFQHSKNYISDSDVTTLAKEYNISEVEVEGVASFYHFFHRKPAGKYVIYLNNSMTSQIKGFKRILEAFERETSATVGSTDPTGTFGLYLTPCIGLSDQEPAALINFHPFVNLNSLKVREIITQLKKGVPVEEICDEPEENLRYTPENKPSLFFSEFKIGKSISKLTDIKPEGVIEALRLTKLAGRGGAFYPTWMKWQAAADEKETKKVVVCNADEGEPGTFKDRVLMQRVPESMIEGMIICAYTIGASFGLIYLRGEYTWLKQRLEQAIKLYRDKGLLGENCGGITDFHFDIKIQMGAGSYVCGEETALLESAEGKRGEPRTRWFFPVQKGFLNLPTVVNNVETFCAAARIINMGADKYLTYGIPKSPGTKVISVSGDCKYPGIYEIEWGMTLRELLQECGAEDPYFIQESGPSGTVHTLDEQDQPFALFSDFFVQHIRCGGALTVYNKSRDIITILLNYADFYKHESCGICTPCRAGNFIIERKLERVRNGVANRNDIDELKEWGVLMRNTSRCGLGKTATNSLINTLDKFGDYFEKIVQHNGSDQSLKFDLEAATRDYEEFKD; encoded by the coding sequence ATGAATTCAGAGTATTTCAGGCAATTTATATCCCTTCCTCCCCGAACAGAGATACTGAATCGTTTATGGGATTTTCAGCACTCAAAAAACTATATCTCAGATTCGGATGTAACAACGCTTGCAAAAGAGTATAACATATCAGAAGTAGAGGTAGAGGGAGTTGCCTCGTTTTATCACTTCTTTCACAGAAAGCCTGCCGGTAAGTATGTGATCTATCTCAATAACAGTATGACATCCCAGATAAAGGGATTTAAACGAATTCTTGAAGCATTTGAACGGGAGACCTCTGCCACTGTAGGTTCAACGGATCCAACCGGGACATTTGGACTCTATTTAACTCCGTGTATCGGATTAAGCGACCAGGAACCGGCAGCACTTATAAATTTCCATCCGTTTGTAAACCTGAATTCGTTAAAGGTGCGGGAGATCATCACACAATTGAAAAAGGGAGTGCCTGTTGAGGAGATCTGTGATGAACCTGAGGAAAATTTACGGTATACACCGGAAAACAAGCCCAGTTTATTTTTTTCGGAGTTCAAAATAGGTAAATCCATTTCAAAGCTTACTGATATAAAACCGGAAGGTGTGATTGAGGCTCTGAGATTGACTAAACTGGCCGGCCGTGGCGGGGCTTTCTACCCAACCTGGATGAAGTGGCAGGCTGCAGCAGATGAAAAAGAGACAAAAAAGGTTGTGGTATGTAACGCAGACGAAGGAGAGCCGGGTACTTTTAAGGACAGGGTTCTGATGCAGCGTGTTCCCGAATCGATGATAGAAGGGATGATTATCTGCGCCTATACTATCGGGGCATCTTTTGGGCTTATCTATCTGAGAGGTGAATATACATGGTTAAAGCAACGACTTGAACAAGCTATTAAACTATACAGAGATAAAGGTCTCTTGGGAGAGAATTGTGGGGGAATTACAGATTTTCATTTTGATATAAAAATACAGATGGGAGCCGGATCTTATGTTTGCGGAGAAGAGACCGCACTGCTTGAATCGGCGGAAGGTAAAAGAGGTGAACCCCGTACCCGCTGGTTTTTCCCGGTTCAAAAAGGGTTTCTGAATCTGCCTACTGTCGTAAATAATGTAGAGACATTTTGCGCAGCAGCCAGAATTATAAATATGGGGGCTGATAAGTATCTGACATACGGTATACCAAAATCTCCCGGCACAAAAGTGATCAGCGTTTCCGGAGATTGTAAATATCCGGGAATTTATGAAATCGAGTGGGGCATGACTCTCAGAGAGCTGCTGCAGGAGTGCGGTGCGGAAGACCCCTATTTTATCCAGGAAAGCGGCCCATCGGGCACAGTACATACACTTGATGAACAGGATCAGCCTTTTGCACTGTTTTCAGACTTTTTTGTTCAGCATATCCGGTGCGGAGGGGCGCTGACCGTTTATAATAAAAGCCGGGATATTATCACCATTCTGCTGAACTATGCCGACTTCTATAAACATGAATCATGCGGAATATGCACACCCTGCCGGGCAGGAAATTTTATTATCGAGCGAAAACTGGAGAGGGTCAGAAACGGTGTGGCAAATAGAAATGATATTGATGAGCTGAAAGAGTGGGGAGTGCTTATGAGAAATACCAGCCGATGCGGACTGGGAAAAACTGCAACCAACAGTTTGATTAATACTCTGGACAAATTTGGCGATTATTTTGAAAAAATAGTTCAACATAACGGTTCTGACCAAAGTCTGAAATTTGACCTGGAAGCAGCTACCCGGGACTACGAAGAGTTTAAAGATTAA
- the hypE gene encoding hydrogenase expression/formation protein HypE: protein MNKSVKVELNCPAPVNEFDSITIGHGGGGKLTQNLLKSGVFSLLDNEWLREQGDAATIQLNGKTAFSTDTFVVSPLIFPGGTIGDLAVNGTVNDLAVSGAKPQYLSLSFILEEGLEMKLFQQILHSIRDACEEADVKIITGDTKVVEKGKGDQIFINTTGIGEMHSKSKMGMNRIKKGDAVLLSGSMARHGITIMSKRNGLEFETKLNSDTRPLHRICLELIDTFGSQIHLMRDPTRGGVANVLNEIAEQTGKGIQLNEKVLPVEDEVAGACEMLGLDPLYVANEGLFVAIVDAEIAEECIELIRKWEYGSSAVAIGKVTEDHPGKVVLHSAIGGRRVLAQATGELLPRIC, encoded by the coding sequence ATGAATAAATCTGTAAAAGTAGAGCTGAACTGTCCTGCTCCTGTCAATGAGTTTGATTCCATTACTATTGGACACGGAGGAGGTGGGAAACTGACCCAAAATTTACTGAAAAGCGGCGTGTTTTCTCTGCTGGATAATGAATGGCTGCGTGAACAGGGAGATGCGGCAACTATTCAACTGAATGGAAAGACAGCGTTCAGTACGGATACATTTGTGGTATCTCCGTTAATTTTTCCGGGAGGAACTATTGGCGATCTGGCAGTGAATGGAACGGTCAATGATCTTGCAGTAAGCGGAGCTAAGCCACAATATTTGTCACTCTCATTTATTCTTGAAGAGGGATTGGAGATGAAACTTTTTCAGCAGATTCTACACTCCATTCGAGATGCATGTGAAGAAGCAGATGTCAAAATTATTACGGGTGATACCAAAGTCGTGGAGAAAGGAAAAGGGGATCAGATATTTATCAATACAACAGGTATAGGAGAGATGCACTCGAAGTCGAAAATGGGAATGAACCGGATCAAAAAGGGTGATGCAGTATTGCTAAGCGGATCCATGGCTCGGCATGGTATCACGATCATGAGCAAACGAAACGGATTGGAGTTTGAGACAAAATTAAATAGCGATACCCGTCCGTTACACCGGATTTGTCTTGAACTGATCGATACTTTTGGCAGCCAAATCCACCTGATGCGCGATCCGACCCGGGGTGGCGTTGCAAACGTATTGAATGAAATTGCAGAACAAACAGGTAAGGGCATTCAGCTAAATGAAAAGGTGCTGCCGGTAGAGGATGAAGTGGCCGGTGCATGCGAAATGTTAGGTTTGGACCCTCTTTATGTTGCCAATGAGGGACTATTTGTCGCTATTGTGGATGCAGAAATCGCAGAAGAGTGTATTGAACTGATACGAAAATGGGAATATGGTTCAAGTGCAGTCGCGATCGGCAAAGTTACAGAGGATCATCCGGGTAAGGTTGTACTCCACAGTGCTATCGGAGGCAGGAGAGTGTTGGCCCAGGCAACGGGCGAGTTATTGCCTCGCATTTGCTAA